In a single window of the Dreissena polymorpha isolate Duluth1 chromosome 3, UMN_Dpol_1.0, whole genome shotgun sequence genome:
- the LOC127873722 gene encoding uncharacterized protein LOC127873722 encodes MDFSISSGGHNDITRHLSSKVHTSNRSSSASTPLIWDTFKPTISDPVAKAEVYFASFVEHHLPFTIADHLTDLVIVMFPDSDIVRKFRCKRTITANIITKALAPVAQKRVDALCMENKFSIMMDESNDQGDKKCVAILDQVYDSSVIKVTTCFLAMPVCNIGTGENLFSCLNEVFLQRNIPWRNVIGYSSDNPPVMISKSNSVLSRVREKNPDVVNVGCVCHIMSTCTQYGVKKLGVPVEEVLQDVFTHFQHSSMRRQILQEFLDFKNTDNYKLVRHCSTRWLSLQSCVERFLQQ; translated from the coding sequence ATGGACTTTTCCATCAGCAGTGGTGGTCACAATGATATCACCAGACACCTGTCGTCCAAGGTGCATACGTCTAACAGAAGTTCATCAGCCAGTACACCTCTCATCTGGGATACCTTTAAGCCAACCATCTCCGACCCAGTCGCGAAGGCGGAAGTGTATTTTGCATCGTTTGTAGAACATCACCTTCCCTTCACAATTGCAGACCATTTAACGGACTTAGTTATAGTGATGTTCCCGGATAGTGACATAGTGCGGAAGTTTAGGTGCAAGAGAACTATAACGGCTAACATTATCACAAAGGCATTAGCGCCTGTCGCACAGAAACGTGTAGATGCTCTGTGCATGGAGAACAAGTTCAGTATCATGATGGACGAGTCTAACGACCAAGGTGACAAGAAGTGCGTAGCTATTCTCGACCAAGTGTATGACTCGTCCGTTATCAAAGTGACCACTTGTTTCCTGGCTATGCCGGTATGCAACATCGGTACGGGAGAGAACCTCTTCTCCTGCCTGAATGAGGTGTTCCTTCAGCGGAACATTCCATGGAGGAACGTTATTGGGTACAGCTCCGACAACCCACCGGTCATGATCAGTAAATCGAACTCTGTGCTCTCTCGCGTTCGAGAGAAGAACCCCGATGTTGTAAACGTAGGGTGTGTGTGCCACATCATGAGCACGTGTACACAGTACGGGGTAAAGAAGTTGGGTGTGCCGGTTGAGGAGGTGCTGCAGGACGTGTTCACGCACTTCCAACACAGTTCCATGCGACGGCAGATTCTTCAAGAATTCCTGGACTTCAAGAACACAGACAACTACAAGCTCGTTCGTCACTGCAGCACCAGATGGCTATCATTGCAGTCATGCGTTGAGAGGTTCCTTCAGCAGTGA